The following coding sequences lie in one Oligoflexus sp. genomic window:
- a CDS encoding EAL domain-containing protein — MILIATKHTDLAKKLNADLAQRGVKAKSIQLSDPNFLRECYHPEVTAVIADDEAPGIPREANLDIFNALGRRVSVLVIRDKRFEEESQVRETDNFTDHVTILTKDQYDEILSTASFFSGSPTEGLKARSPVIPFYNPQIPITMLKNFGGLGILTLDASGFNKISVDYGIDVYNKMKRVLHDVLFNLWGVQGCIRESDVLCRRSATSNSYLIFMNRSRETGGLPYPGALEKVADRLTNAINNAMWQELFAPRSQRRIPDCVQSIPLLGVGFFGVLNNPCIDVHEILDNGLEASKQMAQAQLKRGRERQRELMQTLIQSDDLLTAHYQAVFYLQNIDQETVKKAAEQKSIAPLKQHIFGFESLIRVNQDAVASHNSFDSGIDSKYLRPDVLFSLAKYTNVALELDQACMKQAAKQATLLPGTLMVNILPRNLYYIDRLKLHFDGVPHCMFEVSESEAINNLDLMLKSRDHLERHNMGIAADDFGKGYSSLERIIKIRPDVIKFDRGMIQEIDKDPVKQAYVRGLVTAAKILNTTILAEGVETWEEAAVLKEMGIELIQGFLLHRPMAAKIIKDQLGIKETEKAEDAKVVRRGDNVA; from the coding sequence ATGATCCTGATTGCGACTAAACATACTGACCTCGCAAAGAAGCTCAACGCAGATCTTGCCCAGCGCGGAGTTAAAGCAAAGTCTATTCAGCTGAGCGACCCGAATTTCCTGCGCGAATGTTACCACCCCGAAGTCACCGCTGTGATCGCCGATGATGAGGCTCCAGGGATACCCCGGGAAGCCAATCTTGATATTTTCAATGCTCTGGGTCGTCGGGTTTCCGTACTGGTGATCCGTGACAAGCGTTTTGAAGAAGAGAGCCAGGTTCGCGAGACGGATAATTTCACCGATCACGTGACGATTCTTACCAAAGATCAGTATGATGAAATCCTCTCCACCGCCAGTTTCTTCTCAGGCAGTCCCACCGAGGGCCTGAAGGCGCGGAGCCCAGTGATCCCTTTTTATAATCCGCAGATTCCCATCACTATGCTGAAGAATTTCGGCGGGCTCGGGATCCTGACCTTGGATGCCTCTGGTTTCAACAAGATCTCGGTCGACTATGGCATCGACGTCTATAATAAGATGAAGCGCGTCCTGCATGATGTGCTCTTCAACCTATGGGGCGTGCAGGGCTGCATCCGGGAAAGCGATGTGCTGTGCCGCCGCTCGGCCACCAGCAATTCGTACCTTATTTTCATGAATCGTTCGCGTGAAACGGGTGGTCTGCCTTATCCCGGCGCTTTGGAAAAAGTCGCCGATCGCCTGACCAATGCCATCAATAACGCCATGTGGCAGGAACTCTTTGCGCCGCGCAGTCAGCGTCGCATCCCGGACTGCGTGCAGTCCATTCCGCTCCTCGGCGTCGGTTTCTTCGGTGTGCTGAACAACCCCTGCATCGACGTGCATGAGATTTTGGATAATGGCCTGGAAGCCAGCAAGCAGATGGCGCAGGCGCAGCTGAAACGTGGCCGTGAACGTCAACGTGAACTGATGCAGACGCTGATTCAGTCGGATGATCTTCTCACCGCGCATTACCAGGCGGTCTTCTACCTGCAGAATATTGATCAGGAGACTGTGAAAAAAGCTGCGGAGCAGAAAAGCATCGCGCCTTTGAAGCAGCATATCTTTGGCTTTGAATCCCTGATCCGCGTGAATCAGGATGCGGTGGCGAGCCATAACAGTTTTGATAGCGGTATTGATTCGAAGTATCTGCGGCCGGATGTGCTCTTCTCTCTGGCCAAGTATACGAATGTGGCTTTGGAATTGGACCAGGCCTGCATGAAGCAGGCGGCGAAACAGGCGACTCTTCTGCCGGGGACGCTCATGGTCAATATCCTGCCGCGGAACCTTTATTACATTGATCGACTGAAACTCCACTTCGATGGAGTTCCGCACTGCATGTTCGAGGTTTCCGAATCGGAAGCCATCAATAACCTGGACCTGATGCTGAAATCCCGCGATCACCTGGAACGCCACAACATGGGTATCGCTGCGGATGACTTCGGGAAAGGTTATTCGTCCCTGGAACGCATCATCAAGATTCGCCCCGACGTGATCAAGTTCGATCGCGGCATGATTCAGGAGATCGATAAGGATCCCGTGAAGCAGGCCTATGTTCGCGGACTCGTGACGGCGGCGAAGATTCTGAATACCACGATCCTGGCTGAAGGCGTGGAAACCTGGGAAGAAGCGGCTGTCCTGAAAGAAATGGGCATCGAGCTGATCCAGGGCTTCCTCCTCCACCGGCCCATGGCGGCGAAGATTATCAAGGACCAGCTCGGCATCAAGGAGACAGAGAAGGCGGAAGACGCCAAGGTCGTCCGTCGTGGTGATAATGTAGCCTGA
- a CDS encoding endonuclease MutS2, with protein sequence MIQELTLEKLQWPQLLEYLAQEAQTLEGRDACARLKPEFAADDIEKRWQDVVPLRDLLRSGYRPPIGELPEMRPIFRGALLGQILDGEMLWNVYVLLQTVRNVHQFAADRMDRCRTLTRFHRTIHPLPKLARTIEKTISPDGELLDDASPELQRIRAQKLSMRKKIEQMIRQLLTDQQLEPYVQDKFFTVRSERYVVPIRLDGRGRVKGYIHDSSDSGQTLYIELSEIRPLNDALLELESAEKIEILRIFKELSMQVAAELEILTTNYEGLIELDVLCAEAGLAVRLDAGQAVLRKDPGLRLSYARHPLLALQDGPKAVANSVSLEDGQISLIVSGPNAGGKTVVLKTVGLLHLMAKSRLLVPCDEHSELYLFRNIFVEIGDAQNLSANLSTFSGHLMGLKPILQNSRPDDLVLLDELAVGTEPQTGCAIGQAVLEELVNRRTINIVTTHFDNLKSLAVNDQRFRNGSMEFSTKNLQPTYKLILDLPGQSYGIEVAEHIGLPKHVIERAKDLRGRSSSQMDQILESWQLLREEAEREKKKYEQLKLEMESQKFRWEQERAALANAKADISAKIKARYEDQIDDLKRSYNEILDDIKQTVQEQKKLSSGPEAIRDALKDKQKRAEGIGRDLSVGLDRLASEFRSSVELPGIPADITQLSTGSRVYIVSMGKEAVVSKVQPTLEVTAGLLKLRPSLQDLRMLVETAEAKKTSKVRGPAATPDKSQIGLVIPTPTNSLDLRGMDTDTALDRTWSFIDKAVLRGENWVILIHGHGTDTLKRGLRKALTKDAPYALDFRPGEPEEGGDGVTVVQLRH encoded by the coding sequence ATGATCCAAGAGTTGACCCTTGAAAAACTGCAATGGCCCCAGCTTCTTGAGTATTTGGCTCAGGAAGCCCAGACGCTCGAAGGGCGCGATGCCTGCGCGCGACTGAAGCCGGAATTTGCAGCTGACGATATTGAAAAACGCTGGCAGGACGTTGTGCCCCTGCGTGACCTTCTCCGTTCCGGCTATCGGCCGCCGATTGGCGAGCTGCCCGAGATGCGTCCTATCTTCCGCGGGGCTCTGCTTGGTCAGATTCTGGACGGCGAGATGCTCTGGAACGTCTACGTGCTCCTGCAAACCGTGCGCAATGTGCATCAGTTCGCGGCCGACCGCATGGATCGCTGCCGCACTCTGACCCGCTTTCACCGCACGATTCATCCCCTGCCCAAACTGGCGCGAACCATCGAAAAAACCATATCCCCCGATGGGGAACTTCTCGATGATGCCTCGCCAGAACTCCAAAGGATTCGCGCGCAAAAACTTTCGATGCGTAAAAAAATCGAGCAGATGATCCGTCAGCTCCTGACCGATCAGCAGCTCGAACCTTATGTTCAGGATAAATTCTTCACCGTGCGTTCCGAACGCTACGTGGTGCCGATCCGCCTTGATGGGCGCGGCCGCGTGAAGGGCTATATTCATGATAGTTCGGATAGTGGCCAGACTCTGTATATCGAGCTGTCCGAAATCCGTCCGCTCAACGATGCTCTTCTGGAGCTGGAATCTGCGGAAAAAATCGAAATCCTGCGTATCTTCAAAGAACTGAGCATGCAGGTGGCCGCAGAGCTTGAAATACTGACGACCAATTATGAAGGCCTGATTGAACTCGATGTCCTCTGCGCCGAAGCCGGTCTTGCCGTGCGTTTGGATGCCGGCCAGGCTGTCCTTCGCAAAGATCCCGGCCTCCGACTTTCGTATGCCCGGCATCCGCTCCTCGCCCTTCAGGATGGTCCCAAGGCTGTGGCCAACTCCGTCTCGCTGGAGGACGGACAGATTTCCTTGATCGTTTCAGGTCCCAACGCCGGTGGTAAAACAGTGGTGCTGAAGACTGTGGGTCTGCTCCATCTGATGGCCAAATCCCGCCTGCTCGTTCCCTGCGATGAACATTCCGAACTTTATCTCTTCCGTAATATCTTCGTGGAAATCGGTGACGCTCAGAATCTGAGTGCGAACCTCTCCACCTTCTCGGGTCATCTGATGGGCCTCAAACCCATTCTGCAGAACTCGCGTCCTGACGACCTCGTGCTGCTTGATGAACTGGCTGTCGGCACCGAGCCTCAAACCGGCTGCGCGATCGGCCAGGCGGTTCTGGAAGAACTCGTCAACCGCCGCACGATCAACATTGTCACGACGCACTTTGATAACCTGAAGAGCCTCGCTGTCAATGATCAGCGTTTCCGCAACGGTTCGATGGAATTCTCCACCAAGAATCTGCAGCCGACCTATAAGCTGATCCTCGATCTTCCCGGTCAATCCTATGGTATCGAAGTCGCCGAGCATATCGGTCTGCCGAAGCATGTCATCGAACGGGCCAAGGATCTGCGCGGCCGTTCCAGCAGTCAGATGGATCAGATCCTGGAATCATGGCAGCTCCTGCGTGAAGAAGCCGAGCGTGAAAAGAAAAAATACGAGCAACTCAAACTCGAAATGGAAAGTCAGAAATTCCGTTGGGAGCAGGAGCGTGCGGCCCTCGCCAATGCCAAGGCGGATATCTCGGCCAAGATCAAAGCCCGCTATGAAGATCAGATCGACGATCTGAAACGCAGCTATAATGAAATCCTGGACGACATCAAACAGACCGTTCAGGAACAGAAAAAACTCAGTTCGGGACCGGAGGCGATCCGCGACGCACTGAAGGACAAACAGAAAAGGGCCGAGGGTATCGGTCGCGATCTGAGTGTGGGTCTCGACCGGCTGGCCAGTGAATTCCGCTCCTCCGTTGAGTTACCGGGTATACCGGCCGACATCACTCAGCTGAGCACTGGCAGTCGTGTTTACATTGTCTCGATGGGCAAGGAGGCCGTGGTCAGCAAAGTTCAGCCAACGCTCGAAGTGACCGCCGGTCTGCTCAAACTTCGTCCATCCCTTCAGGATCTGCGTATGCTGGTGGAAACGGCCGAAGCCAAAAAAACAAGCAAAGTCCGCGGCCCGGCGGCCACACCGGATAAGTCCCAGATTGGACTGGTGATTCCGACGCCGACCAACAGCCTTGATCTGCGCGGCATGGATACCGATACGGCTTTGGACCGCACATGGAGCTTCATCGACAAGGCCGTTCTGCGTGGCGAAAACTGGGTGATCCTGATTCACGGCCACGGCACCGATACGCTCAAGCGTGGGCTTAGAAAAGCACTGACCAAGGATGCTCCATACGCCCTGGACTTCAGACCCGGTGAGCCCGAAGAGGGCGGAGACGGCGTCACTGTCGTTCAATTGCGCCACTAA
- a CDS encoding matrixin family metalloprotease, whose translation MLRAISIHFSVLFSLGFFLNACGTPKEESSVDEGPKRIAWPSEDQVGLADAALRPFEMNEKSFIGSGRFNSIFWLDFEGATVTANESFIVRNAGVNQVVIPPFAASDIGSKEDRESLKLFLVQNLIPLFPDVDIKLTTTRPIADVFNRVHIGGSNFTGRARVVGIAPLDIGNRVGNDTLFIYSRDLKDQGSVQDIKTKLVHVIAHEMAHSLGARHIDNSRALMKTTVALDADSFNQSGPVVGEEKETENSLQVLLNSAGSRSAQFAEKALPTIVDLGAVSQGGVIQYTVITRNNFVANPGINLNGFRYFWTFEGKQTEGTSVLMTFQDKDDHVLTLTVMDDEGQQASFTFSVGRRR comes from the coding sequence ATGCTGCGCGCAATATCAATTCATTTTTCCGTCCTTTTTTCCTTGGGTTTTTTTCTGAATGCCTGCGGGACACCCAAAGAGGAATCGTCCGTCGATGAAGGTCCCAAGCGGATCGCCTGGCCTTCCGAGGATCAGGTTGGACTCGCGGATGCTGCGCTTCGACCCTTTGAGATGAACGAGAAAAGTTTCATCGGTTCGGGTCGCTTCAATAGTATCTTCTGGCTCGACTTCGAAGGGGCGACCGTGACGGCGAATGAATCCTTTATCGTCCGCAATGCGGGTGTGAATCAGGTCGTGATTCCACCATTCGCGGCTTCGGATATTGGATCGAAAGAGGATAGAGAGAGTCTGAAGCTCTTTCTGGTTCAGAACCTTATCCCGCTCTTTCCTGATGTGGATATCAAACTCACCACCACAAGACCCATCGCGGATGTTTTCAATCGCGTTCATATCGGCGGCAGTAATTTCACAGGACGGGCCCGCGTGGTCGGGATCGCGCCCCTGGATATCGGCAATCGCGTGGGGAACGATACCCTTTTCATCTATTCCCGCGATCTGAAGGATCAGGGCAGCGTGCAGGATATCAAAACCAAGCTTGTGCATGTGATCGCTCATGAGATGGCGCATTCCCTGGGCGCGCGGCATATCGACAACAGCCGGGCGCTGATGAAAACCACGGTCGCTCTTGATGCTGACTCCTTTAATCAAAGCGGACCTGTGGTCGGCGAGGAGAAGGAAACGGAAAATTCCCTGCAGGTTCTTTTGAACAGCGCCGGCTCACGCAGCGCTCAGTTTGCAGAGAAGGCCCTGCCAACCATTGTGGACCTGGGCGCCGTGAGCCAGGGCGGGGTGATTCAGTATACTGTGATCACGCGGAATAACTTTGTCGCGAATCCCGGGATCAATTTGAACGGGTTTCGTTATTTCTGGACCTTTGAAGGCAAGCAGACGGAAGGCACGTCGGTTCTGATGACCTTTCAGGATAAGGACGATCATGTTCTGACCTTGACGGTCATGGACGATGAGGGGCAGCAGGCGAGCTTCACGTTTTCGGTGGGTCGCCGCCGCTGA
- a CDS encoding DUF6496 domain-containing protein gives MARYGKKAQDSVKKAMKKKKKGQLKSGRSGKKVTSRKQAIAIGLSEARKEGGKVPKKKTTKKAAKKSTKKKKTTKSAKAKSTKKKAAKKKSTKKKTTKASK, from the coding sequence ATGGCACGTTACGGAAAGAAGGCCCAGGATTCTGTGAAGAAGGCTATGAAGAAGAAAAAGAAGGGGCAGCTGAAAAGCGGACGCTCGGGGAAAAAGGTGACGAGCCGCAAGCAGGCCATAGCCATCGGGCTGTCAGAAGCTCGGAAAGAAGGCGGCAAGGTGCCCAAGAAGAAGACCACGAAGAAGGCTGCAAAAAAATCCACGAAGAAGAAGAAGACCACGAAGTCCGCAAAAGCCAAGAGTACCAAGAAAAAAGCCGCGAAGAAAAAATCCACGAAAAAGAAAACTACCAAGGCCAGCAAATAG
- a CDS encoding low molecular weight protein-tyrosine-phosphatase, producing MRLLFVCLGNICRSPAAETVLREWIEREGLTHALTVDSAGTIDYHLGSEPDPRMRKALRARGYSQWSRCRQVQSQDFFDYDVILAMDQQNLRDLRRICPKPELMNRIKLAASYCTRHEVTEVPDPYYGQAADFEHVIDLAEDFSANIVAMIKRKAPLI from the coding sequence ATGCGCCTCCTCTTTGTTTGTCTCGGCAACATATGTCGCTCCCCTGCCGCGGAAACCGTGCTGCGGGAGTGGATCGAACGCGAGGGCCTGACCCACGCGCTCACCGTGGACTCGGCCGGGACCATTGATTACCACCTGGGTTCAGAACCTGATCCCAGGATGCGTAAGGCCCTGCGTGCGCGCGGATATTCCCAGTGGAGCCGCTGCCGCCAGGTCCAGTCTCAGGATTTTTTCGATTATGATGTGATTTTGGCGATGGATCAGCAGAATCTGCGTGATCTGCGGCGGATCTGTCCGAAGCCGGAGCTGATGAACAGGATCAAGCTCGCCGCGAGCTACTGCACCCGCCATGAGGTGACGGAAGTGCCCGACCCGTACTACGGCCAGGCTGCGGATTTTGAGCATGTCATAGATCTGGCTGAAGACTTCAGCGCGAACATCGTCGCGATGATCAAGCGGAAGGCTCCGCTTATTTGA
- a CDS encoding alpha-ketoacid dehydrogenase subunit alpha/beta: MAKSSSNKKTLQWEFDLSPAEILADYRVALMSREASLLGRKEVLSGKAKFGIFGDGKELAQIAMARVFEKGDWRSGYYRDQTFMFALGALTIKEFFAQLYADTDLEHEPHSGGRQMNSHFASRFVNPDGSWKSQMAQYNTSADASPTAAQMSRLLGLGYASKLYRQFPELDKDQNFTRNGNEIAFGTIGNASTSEGIFWETLNAAGVLEVPLVISVWDDGYGISVPGRLQTTKDSISKVCAGFAKEDGTNGYNIAVVKGWDYPELLKAYREITKTAREQHIPGLVHVIEMSQPQGHSTSGSHERYKSKDRLAYEQSIDCLTRMRDWMIQHGISNAKDLEHMEEEIRREVLALRNEAWEEYQAPMRVEREQLIKLFEDIENEGASPGFTKIKEAFQRYPAITRKSILSSARRAAYILRERDTEAALALRSFIAQFTQENRQRYNSKSSVEGSRSALNIPGINASYEGSVEKVDGRLIIQRCFDHHLSRDPRVFIVGEDVGKLGGVNLEFEGLSDKHGDFRVTDTGIREATIFGQGMGAALRGLRPIVDIQYLDYLLYCFQLMSDDLASLHYRTAGGQVAPVIIRTKGHRLEGIWHTGSPMGMIIHGIRGIHVCVPRNMVQAAGMYNTLLQTDDAALVVEVLNGYRVKEDVPTNLEDFQVPLGVPEILKKGRDVTVVSYGACISIIREALPLLDQMGIDIELIDVQTLLPFDRFGMIKESLENTNALLVIDEDVPGGASAFMLQQILEVQKGYEYLDAQPRTLTAREHRSPYGSDGDYFTKPSVEDVVETLYEMMRERDPSRFPDLGLPLRG; the protein is encoded by the coding sequence ATGGCGAAGAGTAGTAGCAACAAGAAGACTTTGCAGTGGGAATTCGATCTGAGCCCTGCGGAAATCCTGGCCGATTACCGCGTGGCTCTGATGAGTCGCGAAGCCAGCCTGCTCGGCAGGAAGGAAGTTCTCTCGGGCAAAGCGAAGTTTGGCATCTTTGGTGATGGCAAGGAACTCGCACAGATCGCCATGGCTCGTGTTTTCGAGAAGGGCGACTGGCGTTCCGGCTACTACCGCGACCAGACCTTCATGTTTGCGCTCGGCGCCTTGACCATCAAGGAATTCTTCGCCCAGCTTTACGCCGATACCGATCTGGAACACGAACCACACTCCGGCGGCCGGCAGATGAATAGTCACTTTGCCAGCCGCTTTGTGAATCCAGACGGCAGCTGGAAAAGCCAGATGGCCCAGTACAACACCAGCGCCGATGCCTCGCCCACCGCGGCGCAGATGTCGCGCCTTCTCGGTCTGGGTTACGCCTCCAAACTTTACCGGCAATTTCCTGAGCTGGATAAGGACCAGAATTTTACCCGCAACGGAAACGAGATCGCCTTCGGTACGATCGGCAATGCCAGCACCTCCGAGGGTATATTCTGGGAAACCTTGAATGCCGCCGGTGTTCTTGAAGTCCCGCTGGTCATATCGGTTTGGGATGATGGTTACGGTATCTCCGTTCCGGGTCGTCTTCAGACCACGAAGGATTCCATTTCCAAAGTCTGCGCGGGCTTCGCCAAGGAAGACGGCACCAACGGTTACAATATAGCGGTGGTGAAAGGCTGGGATTATCCTGAGCTTTTGAAAGCCTATCGCGAAATTACCAAAACAGCTCGGGAGCAGCATATTCCGGGTCTCGTTCACGTCATCGAGATGTCGCAGCCTCAGGGCCACTCCACGAGCGGCAGTCATGAGCGTTATAAATCCAAGGATCGCCTGGCTTATGAGCAGTCGATCGACTGTCTCACGCGGATGCGCGATTGGATGATCCAGCATGGAATCAGCAACGCGAAAGATCTTGAGCATATGGAAGAAGAGATCCGTCGCGAGGTTCTCGCCCTCCGCAATGAAGCCTGGGAAGAGTACCAGGCGCCGATGCGCGTGGAGCGTGAGCAGCTCATCAAGCTCTTCGAAGATATCGAGAATGAAGGCGCGTCTCCTGGTTTTACCAAGATCAAGGAAGCCTTCCAGCGTTACCCTGCGATCACCCGCAAGTCCATACTCTCAAGCGCGCGTCGCGCAGCTTACATTCTGCGGGAGCGTGATACGGAAGCGGCGCTGGCTCTGCGTTCCTTCATCGCGCAATTCACCCAGGAAAACCGCCAGCGCTATAACAGCAAATCTTCTGTGGAAGGTTCGCGCTCGGCTTTGAATATCCCTGGCATCAACGCCAGCTATGAAGGATCGGTGGAAAAAGTTGATGGTCGTCTGATCATTCAGCGCTGCTTCGATCATCATCTGTCGCGTGATCCGCGCGTCTTCATCGTCGGCGAGGACGTGGGCAAGCTGGGTGGCGTGAACCTTGAATTCGAAGGCCTGAGCGATAAGCACGGCGATTTCCGGGTGACCGATACCGGGATTCGGGAAGCCACGATCTTTGGTCAAGGCATGGGCGCGGCTCTTCGTGGTTTGCGTCCTATCGTCGACATCCAGTACCTGGATTATCTTCTTTACTGCTTTCAGCTGATGTCCGATGACCTTGCCTCCCTTCACTACCGGACAGCCGGTGGTCAGGTCGCGCCGGTGATCATCCGCACCAAGGGTCATCGCCTGGAAGGGATCTGGCACACAGGTTCACCCATGGGCATGATCATTCACGGTATCCGCGGGATTCATGTCTGCGTGCCGCGGAACATGGTGCAGGCGGCGGGTATGTACAATACCCTACTGCAGACAGACGATGCAGCCCTGGTGGTCGAAGTTTTGAACGGCTATCGCGTGAAAGAGGATGTCCCCACCAATCTTGAAGACTTCCAGGTTCCGCTGGGTGTGCCGGAAATCCTGAAAAAAGGCCGGGATGTGACCGTCGTCAGCTACGGCGCGTGTATCAGCATTATCCGCGAAGCACTTCCCTTGCTCGATCAGATGGGCATCGATATCGAACTCATCGACGTCCAGACCCTTCTGCCCTTCGATCGCTTCGGCATGATCAAAGAATCCTTGGAAAACACCAACGCCCTTCTCGTCATCGACGAGGACGTCCCAGGCGGCGCCAGTGCCTTCATGCTGCAGCAGATCCTCGAAGTCCAGAAGGGATACGAATACCTCGACGCTCAACCGCGCACGCTGACCGCGCGTGAACATCGCAGTCCCTATGGATCAGACGGCGATTACTTCACCAAGCCCAGCGTCGAGGACGTGGTCGAGACTCTTTATGAAATGATGCGCGAGCGTGACCCGTCCCGCTTCCCGGACCTTGGTCTGCCGCTGCGCGGCTAA
- a CDS encoding phosphate acyltransferase, protein MKAEASTFVRKLRHDARNLGRILALPESTDPRVLDAAFELLSVGATRGIQLFGEPDHILEIAKQNGIALHSYRQGLRWAQPSDAGLVQNTRAHFEARAASRGKPLPPAELDALSHSPLEQAAYLLAEGQVDAVVAGCVATTADVIRAALRGVGLSEGNRTVSGSFAMVREKSDEAKQHFMFADCGVVIDPTAEQLVDIAAATVSTFQALFPGEEPVVAFLSFSTKGSAQHPDAEKMATAAAAFQTRFPHIASDGELQFDAAFVPAVGQRKAPGSRAAGRANCFIFPDLNAGNIAYKITQRLAGFDAYGPILQGTAKPFSDLSRGASSHDIAVSGLIAMLRAKS, encoded by the coding sequence ATGAAGGCTGAAGCATCGACGTTCGTTAGAAAACTGCGGCATGACGCCAGAAACCTGGGCAGGATCCTGGCCTTGCCCGAAAGCACGGACCCTCGGGTGCTGGACGCCGCCTTCGAGCTTTTGAGTGTGGGTGCCACCCGCGGGATTCAACTTTTTGGTGAACCGGATCATATCCTCGAAATCGCCAAACAGAATGGCATAGCGCTCCATAGTTATCGTCAGGGTCTGCGCTGGGCTCAGCCCTCGGATGCCGGACTGGTTCAGAACACGCGGGCTCATTTCGAAGCGCGCGCCGCGTCGCGTGGGAAACCTTTGCCGCCCGCTGAACTGGACGCTCTCAGTCATTCACCTCTGGAACAGGCCGCCTATCTCCTGGCAGAAGGCCAGGTCGATGCTGTGGTCGCCGGCTGTGTGGCCACCACGGCCGATGTGATACGCGCGGCTTTGCGAGGCGTGGGCTTATCCGAAGGCAATAGAACGGTGAGCGGATCCTTCGCCATGGTGCGCGAAAAATCTGACGAAGCGAAGCAGCACTTCATGTTTGCGGATTGCGGCGTGGTGATCGATCCAACCGCCGAGCAGCTGGTTGATATCGCGGCGGCCACGGTTTCCACATTTCAAGCCCTATTTCCCGGTGAAGAACCCGTGGTCGCGTTCCTCTCCTTTTCGACGAAGGGTTCGGCGCAGCATCCCGATGCCGAGAAAATGGCCACAGCCGCCGCTGCATTCCAGACTCGTTTTCCGCATATTGCCAGTGACGGCGAACTGCAATTCGACGCGGCTTTCGTGCCTGCCGTCGGACAGCGCAAGGCTCCAGGAAGCCGAGCCGCTGGTCGCGCCAACTGCTTTATTTTCCCCGATCTGAACGCCGGAAATATCGCCTACAAAATCACGCAAAGACTGGCCGGATTCGATGCCTATGGCCCCATTCTGCAGGGAACCGCGAAACCGTTCAGCGACCTGTCCCGAGGTGCCAGCTCCCATGACATTGCCGTCTCGGGCTTGATTGCAATGCTCAGGGCCAAGAGCTGA